From a region of the Gordonia sp. PP30 genome:
- a CDS encoding helix-turn-helix domain-containing protein: MPDDPLSPERVADLIGERGAHIPTSSSVHDALPDTLLRRIKQYSGRLATEAVHSMSDQLPYFGDLDAAQRASVQLVVQTAVVNFVEWISDPEGNVKFTVQAFQVVPQDLARRVTLLQTVEMVRVAMEFFEKWLPLLARNDAQLRALTESVLRYGREIGFAAAAIYASAAESRGAWDSRLEALVVDGVVRGDTGPEMVSRAAALSWDASAPATVLVGSPPPEQNVSVPLAIHNTAKRYDRAALSVVQGRRLVAIVSGALTPTDRFLSDLLDHFADAPVVVGPTMPNLASAHISATEAIAGIEAVVGWPGAPRPAFSSDLLPERALNGDRSAVRTLTDGLVLPVDDAGTLSETLDAYLDAGCSIEQCARALYVHPNTVRYRLKKIADATGRDPSNPRDAYVLRVAATVGRLTRFGQESPSVTP, translated from the coding sequence GTGCCCGATGATCCACTGAGCCCCGAGCGAGTCGCCGACCTGATCGGCGAGCGCGGGGCGCACATCCCGACGTCGTCGTCCGTGCACGACGCGCTGCCCGACACGCTGCTGCGCCGCATCAAGCAGTACAGCGGGCGGCTGGCGACCGAGGCCGTGCACTCCATGTCCGACCAGCTCCCCTACTTCGGTGACCTCGACGCCGCCCAGCGCGCCAGCGTCCAGCTGGTCGTGCAGACCGCGGTGGTCAACTTCGTCGAGTGGATCTCCGACCCCGAGGGCAACGTCAAGTTCACCGTGCAGGCGTTCCAGGTGGTCCCGCAGGACCTGGCACGGCGCGTCACGCTGCTGCAGACCGTCGAGATGGTCCGCGTCGCCATGGAGTTCTTCGAGAAGTGGCTGCCCCTGCTGGCCCGGAACGACGCGCAGCTGCGTGCGCTCACCGAATCGGTGCTGCGCTACGGCCGCGAGATCGGTTTCGCCGCGGCCGCCATCTACGCCTCCGCCGCGGAGTCGCGCGGCGCCTGGGACTCCCGTCTCGAAGCGCTGGTGGTCGACGGCGTGGTCCGCGGCGACACCGGTCCGGAGATGGTCTCCCGGGCCGCCGCCCTCAGCTGGGACGCGTCCGCCCCCGCCACGGTTCTCGTCGGATCGCCGCCCCCGGAACAGAACGTGTCGGTGCCGCTCGCCATTCACAACACCGCCAAGCGGTACGACCGCGCCGCCCTCTCGGTGGTGCAGGGGCGGCGCCTCGTCGCGATCGTGTCCGGTGCGCTGACGCCCACCGACCGGTTCCTCTCCGATCTCCTCGATCATTTCGCCGACGCCCCCGTCGTCGTCGGGCCGACGATGCCGAACCTGGCGAGCGCGCACATCAGCGCCACCGAGGCGATCGCCGGGATCGAGGCCGTCGTCGGCTGGCCGGGCGCTCCGCGGCCCGCGTTCAGTTCCGATCTGCTCCCGGAACGAGCCCTCAACGGCGACCGCAGCGCGGTCCGCACGCTGACCGACGGGCTCGTGCTGCCGGTGGACGACGCGGGCACTCTGTCGGAGACTCTGGACGCCTATCTGGACGCCGGATGCTCGATCGAGCAGTGCGCCCGCGCGTTGTACGTTCATCCCAATACGGTCCGCTATCGCTTGAAAAAGATCGCGGATGCGACCGGACGTGATCCAAGTAACCCGCGTGACGCCTACGTCTTGCGTGTCGCGGCCACCGTCGGCCGATTGACACGATTCGGCCAAGAATCACCCTCAGTAACCCCGTGA
- the acpM gene encoding meromycolate extension acyl carrier protein AcpM: MAATQEQLVAGIAEIIEEVTGIEPSEVTMEKSFVDDLDIDSLSMVEIAVQTEDKYGVKIPDEDLAGLRTVGDAVGYIQKLEAENPEAAAAIAAQIEADKA, encoded by the coding sequence GTGGCCGCCACTCAGGAACAGCTCGTCGCCGGCATCGCCGAGATCATCGAAGAGGTCACCGGCATCGAGCCGTCGGAAGTCACCATGGAGAAGTCGTTCGTCGACGACCTGGACATCGACTCGCTCTCGATGGTGGAGATCGCCGTCCAGACCGAGGACAAGTACGGCGTGAAGATCCCGGACGAGGACCTCGCCGGCCTGCGCACCGTCGGCGACGCCGTCGGTTACATCCAGAAGCTCGAAGCCGAGAACCCCGAGGCCGCCGCCGCCATCGCGGCCCAGATCGAGGCTGACAAGGCCTGA
- a CDS encoding protein kinase, which yields MELTPGTTFAGYTVISLLGRGGMGHVYLVENPALGRREALKVVTAGASPDFAERFAREARIAAGLHHPSIITVYAYGVTGGVPWFTMRHLDGNDLNGARLPDTEILAVAQHAAAALDYAHDHGVIHRDIKPANIFLTRDTRGQIETATVLDFGIARPNDVDGLTGTGMFIGTLKYSAPEAIDGREPTAAADQYSLACTLYELFTGAPPFTEPTPIALMRAHADKPVPPISSRRPDLARLDPVFGRALAKDAAERYPDCRTFASALGAAASSPTMAPTLEPPVTAATPATAAPTVRHPSAPAEYSPTVHRPAPLPLGAPAPHPPSSSRGRGPLITGIVAIVVLALIAAGVAGYFLVRGSGAADSRVSMISTDQGRTCAVRGGEVYCWGGGSRTPARIGTLNGATAVSVSGGTACAVDHGKAYCWNGGTGTTTSSAEPAPVPGLPGDVTAISTDGSTTCAIADAGLYCWGGNSRGQLGDGTTAARSTPARIAGLSHVTDVSVEGASEDGSTVCAIADGAPYCWGDNLAGQVGDGTTENRPRPVHVKDLPTAQAIRTGWGTSCAISAKRLYCWGTSLNTDTRRPSTPSVNSALDGDVTAIGVSSRVCAVAGDDVFCWGTGRYSRPPARVSGAPNGVTSLSVGAVNGLTTACVISDGAAWCWGSNVFGDVGDGTNHPADTPVKVGFPA from the coding sequence GTGGAACTCACACCCGGAACCACCTTCGCCGGGTATACGGTCATCTCCCTGCTCGGTCGCGGCGGCATGGGACACGTGTACCTCGTGGAGAATCCCGCGCTCGGCCGGCGCGAGGCCCTGAAGGTGGTGACCGCGGGCGCCTCACCCGACTTCGCCGAACGCTTCGCCCGCGAAGCCAGAATCGCCGCCGGCCTTCACCACCCGTCGATCATCACCGTCTACGCCTACGGTGTCACCGGCGGCGTCCCCTGGTTCACGATGCGTCACCTCGACGGGAACGACCTGAATGGCGCCCGCCTGCCCGACACCGAGATCCTCGCCGTCGCCCAGCACGCGGCGGCCGCCCTTGACTACGCCCACGATCACGGCGTGATCCACCGGGACATCAAGCCCGCCAACATCTTCCTGACCCGCGACACCCGCGGCCAGATCGAGACGGCCACCGTCCTCGACTTCGGCATCGCCCGCCCGAACGATGTGGACGGTCTCACCGGCACCGGCATGTTCATCGGCACCCTCAAATACAGCGCACCCGAAGCGATCGACGGCCGCGAACCCACTGCCGCCGCCGACCAGTACTCCCTCGCCTGCACCCTCTACGAACTGTTCACCGGCGCACCGCCGTTCACCGAACCCACGCCGATCGCCCTGATGCGCGCCCACGCCGACAAGCCGGTGCCGCCGATCAGCAGCCGCCGCCCCGACCTGGCCCGTCTCGACCCGGTCTTCGGTCGTGCCCTCGCCAAGGACGCCGCCGAGCGTTATCCCGACTGCCGCACCTTCGCCAGCGCGCTCGGCGCCGCCGCATCCTCACCGACGATGGCACCCACGCTCGAGCCACCGGTCACGGCGGCCACTCCGGCAACGGCAGCACCGACGGTCCGGCATCCCTCCGCCCCGGCGGAGTATTCCCCGACCGTGCACCGTCCAGCGCCGCTACCACTCGGTGCCCCGGCGCCCCACCCCCCTTCCTCGAGCCGGGGGCGCGGGCCCCTGATCACCGGAATCGTCGCCATCGTCGTCCTCGCGCTGATCGCCGCGGGGGTCGCCGGGTACTTCCTCGTGCGAGGCTCCGGCGCCGCGGATTCACGCGTATCGATGATCAGCACCGATCAGGGGCGGACCTGCGCGGTCCGCGGTGGCGAGGTCTACTGCTGGGGCGGGGGCAGCCGGACGCCCGCCCGGATCGGCACGCTGAACGGCGCCACCGCGGTATCCGTATCCGGCGGCACGGCGTGCGCGGTCGACCACGGAAAGGCCTACTGCTGGAACGGCGGCACCGGCACGACGACCTCGAGCGCCGAGCCTGCCCCGGTACCGGGCCTGCCCGGCGACGTCACCGCGATCAGCACCGACGGTTCCACCACCTGCGCTATCGCCGATGCAGGTCTCTACTGCTGGGGCGGCAACAGCCGCGGCCAGCTCGGCGACGGCACCACGGCGGCCCGATCGACTCCCGCGCGCATCGCCGGCCTGAGTCACGTCACCGACGTCTCCGTAGAGGGAGCTTCCGAGGACGGTTCGACGGTCTGCGCGATCGCGGACGGCGCACCGTACTGCTGGGGCGACAACCTCGCGGGCCAAGTCGGCGACGGAACCACGGAGAACCGGCCGCGCCCGGTCCACGTGAAAGACCTCCCGACCGCACAGGCGATTCGGACCGGCTGGGGTACCAGCTGTGCGATCTCGGCCAAGCGGCTCTACTGCTGGGGGACCAGTCTGAACACCGACACCCGGCGGCCGAGCACTCCCAGTGTGAACAGCGCCCTCGACGGTGATGTCACGGCGATCGGCGTCTCGTCCAGGGTGTGCGCGGTCGCCGGAGACGACGTCTTCTGCTGGGGCACGGGCAGGTATTCGCGCCCGCCCGCGCGGGTGAGCGGAGCCCCGAACGGCGTGACGTCTCTGAGCGTCGGCGCCGTCAACGGACTCACGACCGCATGCGTCATCTCCGACGGCGCCGCCTGGTGCTGGGGCAGCAACGTGTTCGGCGATGTCGGGGACGGCACGAACCACCCCGCCGACACACCCGTGAAGGTCGGCTTCCCCGCTTGA
- a CDS encoding ACP S-malonyltransferase, protein MLSLLAPGQGSQKPGMLTEWLTEPGATERVTAWSDAIGLDLVTLGTTATAEEITDTAVTQPLVVAASLLSYDRLRGVYGDLPADTLVAGHSVGELAAAAIAGVISDDDAVRLAAIRGAEMAKACALIPTTMAAVLGGDEAAVLERLDEYELIPANRNAVGQIVAAGAVEAIDKLVDNAPDKARVRRIPVAGAFHTHFMAPAQEAVAAAAARITPRDPTLTLLSNADGRPVASGAEALARLVSQVTSPVRWDLCSATMRDAGVAAIVELAPGGTLAGIAKRELKGVPTRAVKVPADLEDLPGLG, encoded by the coding sequence GTGCTTTCGTTGCTTGCGCCCGGACAGGGTTCACAGAAGCCCGGCATGTTGACCGAGTGGTTGACCGAGCCCGGGGCCACCGAACGCGTGACCGCCTGGTCCGACGCGATCGGCCTGGACCTCGTGACGCTCGGCACCACGGCCACGGCCGAGGAGATCACCGATACCGCGGTGACCCAGCCGCTCGTCGTCGCCGCCTCGTTGCTCTCGTACGACCGCTTGCGCGGCGTATACGGCGACCTGCCCGCCGACACTCTCGTCGCCGGGCACTCGGTCGGCGAACTGGCCGCCGCCGCGATCGCCGGCGTCATCTCCGACGACGACGCCGTCCGCCTGGCCGCCATCCGCGGAGCCGAGATGGCCAAGGCCTGCGCGCTGATCCCGACCACCATGGCCGCCGTCCTCGGCGGCGACGAGGCCGCCGTCCTCGAGCGCCTCGACGAGTACGAGCTGATCCCGGCCAACCGCAACGCCGTCGGCCAGATCGTGGCCGCGGGCGCCGTCGAGGCCATCGACAAGCTCGTCGACAACGCCCCCGACAAGGCCCGGGTCCGCCGGATCCCGGTCGCGGGCGCCTTCCACACCCACTTCATGGCCCCCGCCCAGGAGGCCGTCGCCGCCGCGGCCGCGCGGATCACGCCCCGCGACCCGACGCTGACCCTGCTGTCCAACGCGGACGGCCGGCCGGTCGCCTCGGGCGCCGAAGCCCTCGCCCGGCTCGTCTCCCAGGTCACCAGCCCGGTGCGCTGGGACCTCTGCTCGGCCACCATGCGCGACGCGGGCGTCGCCGCCATCGTCGAACTCGCTCCCGGCGGAACGCTCGCCGGTATCGCCAAGCGCGAGCTCAAGGGCGTGCCCACGCGCGCCGTCAAGGTCCCCGCCGATCTGGAGGACCTCCCAGGACTTGGATAG
- a CDS encoding KasA/KasB family beta-ketoacyl-ACP synthase: MTELRDFSTRGGDFPSVVVTSMVATTSLGVDLDSTWEKLVAGESGIRELTDDFVTQYGELPCRIGGRLIEDPANEVTRVEARRMAYVERISHVMSKRLWAQAGEPEVDPERLAVVIGTGQGGGDAMVDAVKAIETSGNYRKVSPLAVSMAMPNGPAAVAGLNVGARAGVITPVSACSSGAEAIAHAWRHIVMGDADMVVTGGVEGHIDAIPIAAFSMMRAMSTRNDDPAAASRPFDKDRDGFVFGEAAAMMILEREDHAKARGAHIHARVMGAGITSDGFHLVAPDPSGQGNTRAMLRAMQTAGLAKSDIAHVNAHATSTPIGDTAEALGIQAAVGNHAAIYAPKSALGHSIGAVGALEAILTIKAVEDGVIPPTLNLENLDPECGDIDVVHGEARRGQIDYALSNSFGFGGHNVALAFGRA; the protein is encoded by the coding sequence ATGACCGAGCTGCGTGACTTCTCCACCCGCGGTGGAGACTTCCCCAGTGTGGTCGTGACCTCCATGGTCGCCACCACCTCCCTGGGCGTCGATCTCGACTCGACCTGGGAGAAGCTCGTGGCCGGTGAGTCCGGCATCCGGGAACTGACCGACGACTTCGTCACCCAGTACGGCGAACTGCCGTGCCGCATCGGCGGACGCCTCATCGAGGATCCGGCCAATGAGGTCACCCGGGTCGAGGCACGCCGCATGGCGTACGTCGAGCGGATCTCCCACGTGATGAGCAAGCGCCTCTGGGCGCAGGCCGGCGAGCCCGAGGTGGACCCGGAGCGTCTGGCCGTCGTGATCGGCACCGGACAGGGTGGCGGCGACGCCATGGTCGACGCCGTCAAGGCGATCGAGACCTCCGGCAACTACCGCAAGGTGTCGCCGCTGGCCGTCTCGATGGCCATGCCGAACGGCCCGGCCGCCGTGGCCGGTCTCAACGTGGGCGCACGCGCCGGCGTCATCACCCCGGTCTCGGCGTGTTCGTCGGGCGCCGAGGCGATCGCGCACGCGTGGCGGCACATCGTCATGGGTGACGCCGACATGGTGGTCACCGGTGGCGTGGAAGGCCACATCGACGCCATCCCGATCGCGGCGTTCTCGATGATGCGCGCCATGAGCACCCGCAACGACGATCCGGCGGCGGCCTCCCGGCCGTTCGACAAGGATCGCGACGGCTTCGTCTTCGGCGAGGCCGCGGCGATGATGATCCTCGAGCGCGAGGATCACGCCAAGGCGCGCGGTGCGCACATCCACGCACGTGTGATGGGCGCGGGCATCACGTCCGACGGCTTCCATCTGGTGGCCCCGGATCCCAGCGGTCAGGGCAACACGCGGGCGATGCTCCGCGCGATGCAGACCGCGGGCCTCGCCAAGTCGGACATCGCGCACGTGAACGCGCACGCGACGTCGACCCCGATCGGCGACACCGCCGAGGCACTGGGCATCCAGGCGGCCGTGGGCAACCACGCGGCCATCTACGCGCCCAAGTCGGCGCTGGGTCACTCGATCGGTGCCGTCGGCGCCCTCGAGGCGATCCTGACGATCAAGGCCGTCGAGGACGGCGTGATCCCGCCGACGCTCAACCTGGAGAACCTCGACCCCGAGTGCGGCGACATCGACGTCGTGCACGGTGAGGCTCGCCGCGGGCAGATCGACTACGCGCTGAGCAACTCGTTCGGTTTCGGCGGCCACAACGTGGCGCTCGCCTTCGGGCGCGCCTGA